The Solibacillus sp. FSL R7-0682 genome includes a window with the following:
- a CDS encoding Asp23/Gls24 family envelope stress response protein, protein MSVELNNEFGHIDISNDVIAQIAGGAAIECYGIVGMASKHQIRDGLTDILRKENFAKGVLIRQEGEDLHIDMYIIVSYGTKISEIAYQVQSKVKYTVNKTLGMSVKSVNIFVQGVRVANV, encoded by the coding sequence ATGTCAGTAGAATTAAATAACGAATTCGGCCATATTGATATTTCAAATGATGTGATTGCACAAATTGCTGGTGGAGCAGCGATCGAATGCTATGGTATTGTAGGCATGGCATCAAAACACCAAATTCGTGACGGTTTAACAGATATTTTACGTAAAGAGAATTTTGCTAAAGGTGTACTTATTCGTCAAGAAGGTGAAGACCTACATATTGATATGTACATTATTGTCAGCTATGGTACAAAAATTTCTGAAATTGCATATCAAGTTCAGTCGAAAGTAAAATACACAGTAAATAAAACATTAGGTATGAGCGTTAAGTCGGTTAATATTTTTGTTCAAGGCGTTCGTGTTGCGAATGTGTAA
- the recG gene encoding ATP-dependent DNA helicase RecG: protein MSEMEFEPVSNLKGIGKETAEALEKMGIHTVHDLIWTFPYRHEDFRLKDLLETPHNERVTIEARVESAPTALFLGKNKSRLQFTALAGRHLVKVVFFNQNYLRQKIIPGMVITVTGKWDRGRQVIVGSSVTFGPKTDQIDFEPVYSLKGNLQQKRFRKFMRQALDAVSDSIQEPLPESLRTKYQLVEIHQALEGVHFPLDAEHAKQARRRFVYEELLDFQLRIQALRKANKENEKGLTIQYDLNKLKQFIATLPYELTGAQKRVVNEICKDLLTPQRMNRLLQGDVGSGKTVVAAIGLYAAVSAGYQGALMAPTEILAEQHADNLHAWFDEIGVKVALLSGSTKAKAKRELLAQLATGEIDIVIGTHALIQPDVIFHKLGFVITDEQHRFGVEQRRVLREKGENPDVLFMTATPIPRTLAITAFGEMDVSIIDELPAGRKEIETHWLKKEQLNSVLLRMTQELEAGRQAYVITPLIEESDKLEVQNAVEAYEQLQAYFGNRFKVGLMHGRLHPDEKDAVMRAFSEGSVHVLVSTTVVEVGVNVPNATFMTIYDAERFGLAQLHQLRGRVGRGEHQSYCVLIADPKTDEGKERMLSMTETNDGFRLAEKDLELRGSGDFFGKRQSGLPEFKLADLVHDYRALETARQDAANLLYDEEFWQLPEYAVLREKLSTSGVLEGERMD, encoded by the coding sequence ATGTCGGAAATGGAGTTCGAACCGGTATCGAATTTAAAAGGAATAGGTAAGGAAACAGCAGAAGCACTTGAAAAGATGGGAATTCACACAGTACATGATTTAATATGGACATTTCCGTATCGTCATGAAGATTTTAGATTAAAAGATTTACTTGAAACACCCCATAATGAGCGTGTCACAATTGAAGCTCGTGTCGAAAGTGCTCCAACCGCCTTGTTTCTTGGCAAAAATAAATCACGTTTACAATTTACTGCCCTAGCAGGAAGACATTTAGTTAAAGTTGTATTTTTTAATCAGAACTATTTACGCCAAAAAATTATACCAGGCATGGTTATTACAGTTACAGGGAAATGGGATCGAGGTCGACAAGTAATAGTTGGATCTTCTGTTACGTTCGGTCCAAAGACAGATCAAATTGATTTTGAACCTGTCTATAGTTTGAAGGGAAATTTACAACAAAAGCGTTTTCGCAAATTCATGCGTCAAGCATTAGACGCTGTTTCGGATAGTATACAAGAGCCATTACCCGAAAGTCTCCGAACAAAATATCAGCTTGTAGAAATTCACCAAGCACTTGAAGGTGTTCATTTTCCTTTAGATGCAGAGCATGCCAAACAAGCGAGACGTCGTTTCGTATACGAGGAGCTTTTAGATTTTCAATTACGTATACAAGCTTTACGAAAAGCGAATAAGGAAAATGAAAAAGGGCTAACCATTCAATATGATTTAAATAAATTAAAACAATTTATTGCCACATTACCTTATGAGCTAACGGGTGCACAAAAGCGTGTAGTAAATGAAATTTGTAAAGACTTACTTACACCACAACGAATGAATCGTTTGTTACAAGGAGATGTTGGTTCTGGGAAAACAGTTGTTGCAGCCATAGGGCTGTATGCAGCGGTTTCAGCAGGTTATCAAGGTGCCTTAATGGCGCCAACTGAAATTTTAGCAGAACAACATGCGGATAATTTACATGCTTGGTTTGATGAGATTGGTGTGAAGGTGGCCCTACTTTCAGGTTCGACAAAAGCAAAAGCAAAAAGAGAGTTACTTGCTCAATTAGCAACTGGAGAAATTGATATTGTAATTGGTACGCATGCCCTCATTCAGCCGGACGTTATTTTTCATAAATTAGGCTTTGTTATTACCGATGAACAACATCGTTTTGGGGTAGAGCAACGTCGTGTGCTGCGGGAGAAGGGTGAAAATCCAGATGTGCTCTTTATGACAGCGACACCTATTCCTCGTACATTAGCAATTACCGCATTTGGAGAGATGGATGTGTCAATTATTGATGAATTACCAGCAGGACGTAAAGAAATCGAAACCCATTGGTTAAAAAAAGAGCAGTTGAATAGCGTATTATTGCGGATGACACAAGAGCTTGAAGCTGGAAGACAAGCATATGTTATTACACCGCTCATCGAAGAGTCGGATAAATTAGAAGTTCAAAATGCAGTGGAGGCGTATGAACAACTGCAAGCGTATTTTGGTAATCGTTTTAAAGTGGGACTTATGCATGGACGTTTACATCCAGATGAAAAGGATGCGGTGATGCGTGCATTTAGTGAAGGATCTGTGCATGTATTAGTATCAACAACAGTTGTCGAAGTAGGAGTAAATGTTCCGAACGCCACGTTTATGACTATTTATGATGCCGAACGATTTGGGCTTGCTCAACTTCACCAATTACGTGGACGTGTAGGGCGTGGTGAACATCAGTCGTATTGTGTTTTAATAGCGGATCCGAAAACCGATGAAGGAAAAGAGCGGATGTTGTCGATGACCGAAACGAATGATGGCTTCCGTTTAGCTGAAAAAGATTTAGAGTTGCGAGGCTCAGGGGACTTCTTTGGGAAACGGCAAAGTGGTTTACCTGAATTTAAGCTAGCTGATTTAGTGCATGACTATCGTGCTCTTGAAACGGCAAGGCAAGATGCAGCAAACCTTTTATATGATGAGGAATTTTGGCAATTACCTGAATATGCGGTGCTACGAGAAAAACTATCTACTTCGGGTGTATTAGAAGGCGAACGAATGGACTAA
- the rpmB gene encoding 50S ribosomal protein L28, which produces MPKQCVITGRKARTGNNRSHAMNANKRTWGANLQKVRILVNGKPKRVWVSARALKSGKIERV; this is translated from the coding sequence ATGCCAAAACAATGTGTAATTACTGGCCGTAAAGCTCGTACAGGCAATAACCGTTCACACGCTATGAACGCTAACAAACGTACTTGGGGTGCTAACCTTCAAAAAGTTCGCATTTTAGTTAACGGTAAGCCAAAACGTGTATGGGTTTCTGCTCGTGCTTTAAAATCAGGTAAAATCGAGCGCGTATAA
- a CDS encoding DAK2 domain-containing protein, whose translation MKSLDGIKFAEMVQMGAHHLYQNASYVDSLNVFPVPDGDTGTNMNLSMTSGATETEANVNKHIGKTAQALSKGLLMGARGNSGVILSQLFRGFGKAIEKEAAIDAKGLANAFQAGVDTAYKAVMKPVEGTILTVAREAAAKGVEVAETEDDLIALMEAFIGEAKASLNRTPDLLPVLKEVGVVDSGGQGLVFVYEGFLASLKGEPLPEKNESSLDDLINAEHHRVQDFMDTSDIEFGYCTEIMVRLEADKEPFDEEHFRQELNPMGDSLLVISDDEIAKVHIHSETPGAVLAAGQKYGSLIKIKVDNMREQHSAIVNDTSKPAPKPAQQKIPYAIVTIAMGEGVSNLLRSIGASYVIEGGQTMNPSTEDIVKAVKEIGAERVLILPNNKNIIMAAEQAAELLEIEAAVVPTKTIPQGMAAILAFNPEESVENNKNYMTEGFAHVKTGQVTFAVRDTSIDGVEIRKDDYMALAEGKIILSTPEMMDAAKKVLEGLMDEDSEIVTVIYGEDATAAQAEQLQTFIEENYPDAEVEIVEGKQSLYPFILSVE comes from the coding sequence ATGAAGTCTTTAGACGGAATTAAATTTGCTGAAATGGTTCAAATGGGTGCTCATCACCTATACCAAAATGCAAGTTATGTAGATTCACTAAACGTATTCCCTGTACCAGACGGGGATACAGGTACAAATATGAATTTGTCAATGACATCTGGTGCTACTGAAACGGAGGCAAACGTAAACAAGCATATTGGTAAAACTGCACAAGCTTTATCAAAGGGCTTACTTATGGGTGCACGTGGTAACTCAGGTGTTATTTTATCGCAATTATTCCGTGGTTTCGGAAAAGCGATTGAAAAAGAAGCGGCAATTGACGCAAAAGGTTTAGCGAATGCATTCCAAGCAGGTGTCGATACAGCATATAAAGCAGTTATGAAGCCCGTGGAAGGCACAATCCTAACTGTAGCACGTGAAGCGGCAGCAAAAGGTGTAGAAGTTGCAGAAACAGAAGACGATCTAATCGCTTTAATGGAAGCATTTATTGGGGAAGCTAAGGCATCACTAAATCGTACACCAGATTTACTACCTGTTTTAAAAGAAGTAGGCGTAGTAGATAGCGGTGGTCAAGGATTAGTATTTGTTTATGAAGGTTTCCTTGCTTCATTAAAGGGTGAGCCACTGCCAGAAAAAAATGAATCATCATTAGATGATTTAATTAACGCAGAACATCATCGTGTACAAGATTTCATGGACACATCAGACATTGAGTTTGGATATTGTACAGAAATCATGGTACGCCTCGAAGCGGATAAAGAGCCTTTTGATGAGGAGCACTTCCGCCAAGAGTTAAATCCGATGGGTGACTCATTATTAGTTATTTCGGATGATGAAATTGCAAAAGTACATATTCACTCGGAAACTCCAGGTGCAGTACTTGCAGCAGGTCAAAAATATGGTAGCTTAATTAAAATTAAAGTTGATAACATGCGTGAACAACATTCTGCTATCGTGAATGACACATCTAAACCAGCGCCAAAGCCAGCTCAACAAAAAATTCCATATGCGATTGTTACAATTGCAATGGGTGAGGGTGTATCAAATTTATTACGTTCAATCGGTGCATCTTATGTAATTGAAGGGGGTCAAACGATGAACCCTTCAACAGAAGATATCGTAAAAGCCGTAAAAGAAATTGGTGCTGAACGCGTCTTAATTTTACCAAATAATAAAAACATTATTATGGCAGCAGAACAAGCAGCTGAACTTTTAGAAATCGAAGCGGCTGTAGTTCCTACAAAAACAATTCCTCAAGGGATGGCAGCTATTTTAGCATTTAATCCTGAGGAGTCAGTTGAAAACAATAAAAACTACATGACAGAAGGCTTTGCTCACGTAAAGACTGGTCAAGTAACATTCGCAGTTCGTGATACATCAATCGATGGTGTTGAAATTCGCAAAGACGACTATATGGCACTTGCTGAAGGCAAAATCATTTTATCAACACCTGAAATGATGGATGCAGCGAAGAAAGTGTTAGAAGGCTTAATGGATGAGGATTCTGAAATTGTAACAGTAATTTATGGTGAGGATGCAACAGCAGCTCAAGCAGAACAATTACAAACCTTTATTGAAGAAAACTATCCGGATGCGGAAGTAGAAATTGTTGAAGGAAAACAATCATTATATCCATTTATCTTATCTGTAGAGTAA
- the fabG gene encoding 3-oxoacyl-[acyl-carrier-protein] reductase, whose amino-acid sequence MGLTGKCAVVTGASRGIGRAIALELAAQGAKVVVNYSGSAKKAEQVVAEIKANGGEAIAVQANVADADAVQQLMNSAVDTYGSLDILVNNAGITRDNLLMRMKNDEWDDVINTNLKGVFLCIKAVSRQMMKQRAGRIINISSIVGVAGNPGQANYVAAKAGVIGLTKTTAQELASRNILVNAIAPGFITTEMTEGLPEELKDGMLKQIPLAKLGQPEDIAKAVAFFASDNASYITGQTLHIDGGMVMV is encoded by the coding sequence ATGGGTTTAACGGGGAAATGTGCAGTTGTAACAGGTGCCTCACGAGGAATTGGTCGTGCAATTGCTCTAGAATTAGCTGCCCAAGGAGCAAAAGTTGTTGTCAATTATAGTGGCAGCGCAAAAAAAGCTGAGCAAGTTGTGGCGGAAATTAAAGCAAATGGCGGCGAAGCAATCGCAGTACAGGCGAATGTGGCGGATGCTGATGCTGTACAACAATTAATGAATAGTGCAGTGGATACGTATGGATCCCTTGATATATTAGTAAACAATGCAGGCATTACACGAGACAATTTACTAATGCGTATGAAAAATGATGAGTGGGATGATGTCATCAATACGAACTTAAAAGGCGTGTTTTTATGTATTAAGGCAGTTTCTCGTCAAATGATGAAACAACGTGCGGGGCGTATTATTAATATTTCTTCAATAGTAGGTGTAGCAGGGAATCCTGGGCAGGCTAATTATGTTGCAGCAAAAGCAGGAGTAATTGGTTTAACGAAAACGACTGCCCAAGAGCTTGCAAGTAGAAATATTTTAGTAAATGCAATCGCACCAGGCTTTATTACAACAGAAATGACAGAAGGTTTACCAGAAGAACTTAAGGATGGGATGTTGAAACAAATCCCGTTAGCGAAGCTTGGTCAACCAGAGGATATTGCAAAAGCAGTTGCATTCTTTGCTTCAGATAATGCAAGTTACATTACCGGTCAAACACTACATATTGATGGTGGTATGGTAATGGTGTAA
- the sdaAB gene encoding L-serine ammonia-lyase, iron-sulfur-dependent subunit beta has translation MKFTSVFDIIGPVMIGPSSSHTAGAARIGRVARDLFGRQPKWVKIYLYGSFAETYRGHGTDVALIGGLLDYDTDDERIKTAFEEAEKAGLEFEFIPETANREHPNTARLVMGDAESELSVEGISIGGGKIEISEVNGFKLRLTGGMPAILVVHDDRAGCIANVANCLAMHNVNIGHMEVSRIERGLTALMVIEVDQNIEDRIIDQISYIPHITKVSKINN, from the coding sequence ATGAAATTTACATCGGTATTCGATATTATTGGGCCAGTGATGATTGGCCCATCCTCCTCGCATACAGCAGGAGCTGCTCGTATCGGTCGTGTAGCACGTGACTTATTTGGGCGCCAACCGAAGTGGGTAAAAATTTATTTATACGGTTCCTTTGCAGAAACGTATCGTGGTCATGGCACAGATGTTGCATTAATTGGTGGATTATTAGATTACGATACGGATGATGAACGAATTAAAACGGCTTTTGAAGAAGCGGAAAAAGCAGGTCTTGAATTTGAGTTCATTCCAGAGACAGCAAATCGAGAGCATCCAAATACAGCACGTCTTGTAATGGGGGATGCTGAATCAGAATTAAGCGTTGAAGGTATTTCTATAGGCGGAGGGAAAATTGAAATTAGTGAGGTGAATGGCTTTAAACTTCGACTAACAGGTGGTATGCCAGCCATTTTAGTCGTTCATGATGACCGTGCAGGATGCATTGCCAATGTCGCCAACTGTTTAGCAATGCATAATGTGAACATTGGGCATATGGAAGTGTCGCGTATTGAACGTGGGCTAACAGCGCTAATGGTTATCGAAGTCGATCAAAATATTGAAGATCGTATTATCGACCAAATTTCATACATCCCACATATAACAAAGGTTTCTAAAATTAACAACTAA
- a CDS encoding thiamine diphosphokinase: MIVAICAGGPIEEVAFSLTPHVWIGVDRGALYLIDQHIIPNEIVGDFDSVTEAEFARISASVAHIEQFQAEKDETDTDLALQRALQYKPSEVWLTGVTGGRLDHYEATLRSLYALQTSYPSIQFKIVNPQNEICFLLPGLHNLKKSSYEYVSFFAYGHRLEEVTLRGVKYETTNEVIEQGTTRFTSNEILAEGSISFNGGICLMIMSKD, translated from the coding sequence GTGATTGTAGCCATTTGCGCAGGCGGCCCTATTGAAGAGGTCGCCTTTTCTTTAACACCACATGTATGGATTGGGGTTGATCGAGGAGCCCTCTATTTAATCGATCAACACATTATCCCTAATGAAATTGTCGGCGACTTTGACTCTGTTACAGAAGCTGAATTTGCGCGAATTTCAGCATCTGTTGCACATATTGAACAGTTTCAAGCAGAAAAAGATGAGACAGATACAGATTTAGCTTTGCAAAGAGCTCTTCAATATAAGCCGAGTGAAGTTTGGTTAACTGGTGTAACAGGAGGACGTCTTGATCACTATGAAGCTACGCTAAGATCACTCTATGCTTTGCAAACTTCGTATCCGTCTATTCAATTTAAAATAGTTAATCCACAAAATGAAATTTGTTTTCTTTTGCCCGGACTACATAATCTAAAAAAATCGAGTTATGAGTATGTTTCCTTTTTTGCTTATGGACATCGGCTCGAAGAGGTAACATTACGTGGTGTAAAGTATGAAACGACGAATGAAGTGATCGAGCAAGGGACAACTCGTTTTACGAGTAATGAAATCCTCGCAGAAGGGTCTATTTCCTTTAATGGTGGCATATGTTTAATGATAATGAGTAAAGACTAA
- the fapR gene encoding transcription factor FapR encodes MKRSKKERQSMLTEKIADNPFVTDEQLAAEFNVSVQTIRLDRMELAIPELRERIKDVAAKKYDEVKSLPLDEVIGEIIDIELDNRALSIFDVGEEHVFQRNGIARGHHLFAQANSLAVAVIDDELALTVKSNISFVKPVKSGDRVVTKAIVKGKHAEKNRTFIEVTSTVENEVVFKGEFEMYRTKGEETK; translated from the coding sequence ATGAAGCGTTCAAAAAAAGAGCGTCAATCCATGTTGACTGAAAAAATAGCCGACAATCCTTTCGTTACAGATGAACAATTAGCAGCTGAATTTAATGTAAGCGTTCAAACGATTCGTCTGGATCGTATGGAGTTAGCCATTCCGGAGTTGCGTGAGCGTATTAAAGATGTTGCTGCAAAAAAATACGATGAAGTAAAGTCACTACCGCTTGATGAGGTCATTGGTGAAATTATTGATATTGAACTAGATAACCGTGCGCTTTCAATATTTGATGTCGGTGAAGAACACGTATTCCAAAGAAATGGTATTGCGCGAGGACATCATCTATTTGCGCAAGCGAACTCTTTAGCAGTTGCCGTAATTGACGATGAGCTAGCATTAACCGTGAAATCCAACATTTCATTTGTTAAGCCTGTTAAATCAGGAGATCGCGTTGTAACTAAAGCAATCGTCAAAGGGAAGCATGCTGAAAAAAATCGTACATTCATTGAAGTAACTTCTACTGTAGAAAATGAAGTTGTTTTCAAAGGTGAGTTTGAAATGTATCGCACGAAAGGTGAAGAAACAAAATGA
- a CDS encoding VOC family protein, with product MGKMNPYFVFNGETKEAVKLYAKVFNAKNVTISTFGDLPPNPEHPVPAEAKDLVMHALIELEEGKMMFSDTYPGSQQVTIGDNITIAYFSKDEEEIQTIFNSLAEGGNVTMPLQETFWSKCYGQVTDKFGVLWQLSHEA from the coding sequence ATGGGCAAAATGAATCCGTACTTTGTTTTTAATGGTGAAACCAAAGAGGCTGTAAAATTATATGCAAAAGTATTTAATGCAAAAAATGTAACGATTTCTACTTTTGGCGATTTACCACCGAATCCAGAACATCCTGTTCCGGCTGAGGCAAAAGATTTAGTAATGCATGCCTTAATTGAATTAGAAGAAGGGAAAATGATGTTCTCGGATACGTATCCAGGTTCACAACAGGTGACAATAGGTGATAATATTACGATTGCTTATTTTTCAAAGGATGAGGAAGAAATACAAACAATTTTTAATAGTCTTGCTGAAGGTGGCAATGTAACAATGCCATTGCAAGAAACATTTTGGAGTAAATGTTACGGACAAGTAACGGATAAATTCGGTGTTTTATGGCAATTAAGTCACGAAGCATAA
- the plsX gene encoding phosphate acyltransferase PlsX — translation MKLAVDGMGGDNAPQAIVEGVLMALDDFQNLEILLYGDEQKMTPYLKQHNRLQVVHCTEVVEAEDDPARAVRRKKDSSMARMLEAVAEGTADACLSAGNTGALMAGGLFKVGRIEGVSRPALATTLPTMNGEGFLMLDLGANADAKPENLLQYAIMGDIYVKQVRGQKSPRIGLLNIGTEDKKGNELTKAAFAQLSEANFNFEGNVEARELLNGVADVVVTDGFTGNMVLKSIEGTAGAIFKMLKEALFATTKSKFAAMLVKNDLKQLKDKMDYTEYGGAALFGLKSPVIKAHGSSNPRAIYSAIRQAHIMVEHKVCETIAETIAQMPKSE, via the coding sequence ATGAAATTAGCCGTAGATGGTATGGGTGGAGATAACGCACCACAAGCGATTGTGGAAGGCGTATTAATGGCCCTAGATGATTTTCAAAATTTAGAAATTCTTTTATATGGGGACGAGCAAAAAATGACTCCCTATTTAAAGCAACATAATCGATTACAAGTTGTTCATTGTACAGAAGTAGTAGAAGCGGAAGACGATCCAGCTCGTGCAGTACGACGAAAAAAAGACTCTTCAATGGCTCGAATGCTTGAGGCTGTGGCCGAGGGGACAGCTGATGCGTGCCTATCTGCAGGAAACACTGGTGCACTAATGGCTGGTGGATTATTCAAAGTAGGGCGTATTGAAGGAGTATCTCGTCCAGCGCTTGCAACGACTTTACCTACAATGAATGGTGAAGGGTTCTTAATGCTTGATTTAGGAGCAAATGCAGATGCAAAGCCTGAAAACTTATTACAATATGCCATTATGGGTGATATTTATGTAAAACAAGTACGTGGACAAAAATCACCTCGTATTGGATTACTAAACATCGGTACAGAAGATAAAAAAGGCAATGAGTTAACAAAGGCAGCCTTCGCACAATTAAGTGAAGCAAATTTTAATTTTGAAGGTAATGTAGAGGCACGCGAATTATTAAATGGCGTAGCTGACGTGGTTGTAACGGATGGTTTTACAGGTAATATGGTTTTAAAAAGCATCGAGGGGACAGCGGGAGCGATATTCAAAATGTTAAAAGAGGCATTATTTGCTACTACGAAATCAAAATTCGCTGCGATGCTTGTAAAAAACGATTTGAAACAACTTAAAGATAAAATGGACTATACAGAGTATGGTGGCGCGGCATTATTCGGCTTAAAGTCACCAGTAATTAAAGCACACGGTTCTTCAAATCCACGTGCGATTTATAGTGCCATTCGACAAGCACACATTATGGTCGAACATAAAGTTTGTGAAACAATTGCAGAGACAATTGCACAAATGCCGAAATCAGAATAA
- the sdaAA gene encoding L-serine ammonia-lyase, iron-sulfur-dependent, subunit alpha codes for MDVLFRSVRELVELAENEGKLISEIMIEQEMLISGRTREEIFAQMDRNLTVMEEAVERGLRGVQSVTGLTGGDAVLIQKYIASGNTLSGELLLDAVSKAVATNEVNAAMGTICATPTAGSAGVVPGTLFAVQNKLKPTREQMVRYLFTSGAFGFIVANNASISGAEGGCQAEVGSASAMAAAAIVEVAGGSPQQCAEGFAITLKNMLGLVCDPVAGLVEVPCVKRNAMGASNSLVAADMALAGVTSRIPCDEVIGAMYRIGQAMSPNLKETARGGLAATPTGKAITHAIFEGGDLKAILKSKVSNN; via the coding sequence ATGGATGTATTATTTCGTAGTGTTAGAGAATTAGTCGAACTTGCAGAAAATGAAGGGAAGCTCATCTCGGAAATTATGATTGAGCAAGAAATGTTAATTAGCGGGCGCACACGGGAAGAGATTTTTGCGCAAATGGATCGAAACTTAACTGTTATGGAGGAAGCTGTAGAACGAGGGTTACGTGGCGTTCAGTCAGTAACTGGCTTAACTGGTGGAGATGCCGTGTTAATTCAAAAATATATTGCATCAGGAAATACATTATCTGGTGAATTACTGTTAGATGCAGTAAGTAAGGCTGTAGCGACAAACGAAGTAAATGCTGCGATGGGAACAATTTGTGCAACACCGACAGCAGGTTCTGCAGGTGTTGTACCAGGTACGTTATTTGCCGTTCAAAACAAATTGAAGCCAACTCGTGAGCAAATGGTACGTTATTTGTTTACTTCAGGTGCATTTGGTTTTATTGTCGCGAATAATGCTTCCATTTCAGGTGCGGAAGGTGGTTGTCAAGCAGAAGTCGGAAGTGCATCTGCAATGGCAGCTGCTGCAATTGTCGAAGTGGCAGGAGGATCACCACAACAATGTGCAGAAGGCTTTGCGATTACGTTGAAAAATATGCTTGGTCTTGTATGTGATCCTGTAGCGGGTTTAGTTGAAGTACCTTGTGTAAAGCGTAATGCGATGGGGGCTTCGAATTCTTTAGTAGCGGCGGATATGGCTTTAGCGGGTGTAACTAGTCGCATTCCATGTGATGAAGTTATCGGCGCAATGTATCGGATCGGTCAAGCGATGAGCCCGAATCTAAAAGAAACAGCCCGCGGGGGATTAGCAGCAACACCTACGGGTAAAGCAATTACCCATGCGATTTTTGAGGGTGGAGACTTAAAGGCTATTTTAAAATCTAAAGTATCCAATAATTAA
- the fabD gene encoding ACP S-malonyltransferase: MSKIAFIFPGQGSQSVGMGADFVANDEKSKEFYERADEVLGFSLTDTILNGPQEKLTLTYHAQPALLTSGVMIANKLQQAGVTPHFTAGHSLGEYSALVVANAITFEDAVKTVHSRGVFMDEAVPAGQGAMAAILALDGEKLDAICSQVSDAGEVVQVANFNCPGQIVISGTKQGVDEACSKAKEAGAKRALPLVVSGPFHSTLMQPAAHKLAQVVENLTVQQPTIPVVSNVTSEILDSVEQIKQELIAQVTSSVRWEQNVEKLIAEGVTIFIECGPGKVLSGLVKKIDRNVETYCVYDEASLAQVVEASKEWTQWV, from the coding sequence ATGTCTAAAATTGCTTTTATTTTTCCAGGACAAGGTTCGCAATCTGTGGGGATGGGTGCGGACTTTGTAGCCAATGACGAAAAAAGTAAAGAATTTTATGAGCGTGCTGATGAGGTGCTTGGGTTTTCATTGACGGATACGATATTAAACGGTCCGCAAGAAAAGCTAACACTAACGTATCATGCTCAGCCTGCGTTGCTTACATCAGGGGTGATGATTGCAAATAAGTTGCAGCAAGCGGGTGTTACGCCGCATTTTACAGCAGGGCACTCATTAGGGGAATATAGTGCACTTGTTGTAGCAAATGCCATTACTTTTGAAGATGCGGTAAAAACAGTTCACAGTCGGGGTGTATTTATGGACGAGGCAGTTCCAGCAGGTCAAGGTGCGATGGCTGCAATTCTAGCGTTAGACGGGGAAAAGCTAGATGCTATTTGTAGTCAAGTATCGGATGCGGGAGAAGTGGTGCAAGTTGCCAATTTCAACTGTCCAGGTCAAATTGTGATTTCGGGGACGAAACAAGGTGTCGATGAGGCATGCAGTAAGGCAAAGGAAGCTGGTGCAAAACGAGCGCTTCCATTAGTAGTAAGTGGACCATTCCATTCTACGCTTATGCAACCGGCTGCTCATAAATTAGCACAAGTTGTAGAAAATTTGACGGTGCAACAACCAACCATTCCAGTTGTCAGCAATGTTACTTCTGAAATATTGGACAGTGTTGAGCAAATTAAACAGGAATTAATTGCTCAAGTAACGAGTTCTGTAAGATGGGAGCAAAATGTTGAAAAGCTAATTGCTGAAGGGGTTACAATCTTTATTGAATGTGGTCCAGGAAAAGTATTATCTGGATTGGTCAAAAAAATCGATCGAAATGTAGAAACATATTGTGTTTATGATGAAGCAAGTTTAGCACAAGTAGTAGAAGCGTCGAAGGAGTGGACACAATGGGTTTAA